The genomic interval ACGTCCGGCACCTCTCCACGAACCGAAGGGCGACACCGGGCGCCGACGCCCAGTGGGTGTGCAGATAACTGGCGTGCACGCTCTTCCCGACGAACCCTTCGACCCGCCGCTCAGGCGTGCGCAGCCCCCACGCGGGGGAGCCCCCGGCCCCCGGCTCGACGACCGTCCGGTGGAACTCGTGCCCCCGCATCCGCGTCCCGGCCGCGGCCAGCACGCTGTCGGAGACGGCCACGGCGTCCCGGTACCCGAGCGTCAACCGCTCCGACATCCGCGCGGAGGCGTCGAGCACGCCGCACATGGGCATCCCGTCCAGCTCCCGGCAGAGGTACAACAGCCCGGCACACTCGGCGGCGACGGGGGCGCCACCCGCGGCGAGCCCGGCAATCCGCTCGCGCAGGGCTTCGTTGGCGGACAGCTCGGAGGCGTACACCTCGGGGAAACCCCCACCGATGACGACCCCGGCGGTCCCGTCGGGCAACTCCTCGTCCCGCAGAGGATCAAAGGTGACGACCTCCGCCCCGGCGGCGGTCAACAACTCGGCGTGCTCGGCATAGGAAAAGGTGAACGCGGCCCCGCCGGCGAGGGCGATGACCGGGTCCCTCGGCTTCTCGGACGACGTGGCCGCCGCTCCCGGTCCGTCCGGCGTTCGAGGACGAGGTCCGCCAGGGCCGACGAGGGGGTCCGGGGGCGAAGCCCCCGGGGCCGGGACGGGAAGGGGCGGCGGGGGCGAAGAAAAGAGGGCGTCACCCGCGTCCCAAGCCGCACCCGCCAGTGACCCCGCACTGTACGCGAGGGCGACAAGCCCTTCGAGATCACACCCGTCGGCAACCAACGCCCCCATCGCCTGGACGGCGCCGACAGCCGAGTCGCCCCGCTCAGCCACAGGCACGAGCCCCAGATGCCGAGACGGGGTCTCCACCCCCGCGCCCCGCCGCAACACCCCCATCACAGGAACCCCGACGGCCTCCAACGCCTCCCGCAGCAACGCCTCATGCCGCTCCGACCCCACCTTGTTGAGGATCACGCCCCCGACCCGCACCTCCGGATCGAAGCTCACGAACCCCTGCACCAGGGCCGCCACCGACCGCGCCTGCGCCGACGCGTCGACGACCAGCACCACCGGCGCCCGCAACACCTTCGCGACCTGCGCGGTGGACGCCAGTTCCCCCTCACCGGCCGCCCCGTCGAACAGCCCCATCACGCCCTCGACGACGGCGATGTCACACCCCCGCGCCCCGTGCGCGAACAACGGGGCCACCAGCTCGGTGCCGCACAGGTACGCGTCGAGGTTCCGCCCCACCCGCCCCGTGGCGAGCGCGTGGTACCCGGGATCGATGTAGTCGGGCCCCACCTTGTGCGGCGACACGGTCATCCCGCGCGCCGACAACGCGGCCATCAGCCCCGTGGCGACGGTGGTCTTCCCGCTCCCCGAGGACGGCGCGGCGATGACCAGCCGGGGGACGGTGAGGACGGAGGCGACGGACCCCGTCACCACTCGATCCCCCTCTGCCCCTTCTGCCCGACGTCCATCGGGTGCTTCACCTTGGACATGTCGGTCACCAGATCGGCGCAGTCCACCAGTTCCGCCGGCGCGTTGCGCCCCGTGATCACCACGTGCTGCGTCCCCGGCCGCTCCCGCAGCACGGACACCACCTCGGCCGTGTCCACCCACCCCCAGTGCATCGGGTAGGCGAACTCGTCCAGCACGTACAGCCGGTACGTCTCGGCGGCCAGGTCCCGCTTGACCTGCTCCCAGCCCTCGCGGGCCTTCTCCTCGTTGCTGACGTTGTCCCCCTGCAGCTCGCGCTGCACCCAGGACCAGCCCTCGCCCATCTTGTGCCAGGCGACGGACCCGCCCTCACCGGAGTCCCCGAGCACCCGCAGCGCCCGCTCCTCGCCGACCTTCCACTTCGCCGACTTGACGAACTGGAACACCCCGATCGGCCACCCCTGGTTCCAGGCGCGCAACGCCAGCCCGAACGCGGCGGTCGACTTGCCCTTGCCCACGCCCGTGTGGACGACGACCAGCGGCCGGTTCCTCCGCTGCCGCGTCGTCAGACCGTCGTCGGGCACGACACTCGGCTGCCCCTTCGGCATTACGCGGCCCTCCCCTGCACGTCCTTCACCAGTCCGGCGATGCTGTCCGCCCGCAGCTCGTCCAGCGTCACCGCGGTCCCGCCCAGCTCACCGGCGAGCCGCCCGGCCAGCCCCAGTCGCACCGGCCCCGACTCGCAGTCCACGACCACCGAGGCGATGCCCTCCGCCGCGAACAGCCGCGCCGCACGCGACGCCAGCGCCACCGGCTCCGGCCCGCCGGTCGCCCGCCCGTCGGTCACCACCACGACCAGGGCCCGCCGCGCGGGGTCCCGCAGCCGCTCCACCCGCAACACGTCGTGCGCCCTGAGCAGCCCGGCCGCCAGCGGGGTGCGTCCGCCGGTCGGCAGCGACTCCAGCCGGGCCGCCGCCGCGTCCACCGACGAGGTCGGAGGCAGCGCGACGTCGGCCGACGCCCCCCGGAAGGTCACCAGGCCCACCTTGTCCCGCCGCTGGTAGGCGTCGAGCAGCAGCGACAGCACGGCGCCCTTCACGGCGCCCATCCGCTGCCGCGCGGCCATGGACCCGGAGGCGTCCACGACGAACAGCACGAGATTGCCCTCGCGGCCCTCCCGGGTCGCCTGCCGCAGATCGTCGCGGCGCACGACGAGACCGCGCCCGGAGCGTCCCCGGGCCCGCTGGTGCGGCGCGGCGGCCCGCACGGTCGCCGCGAGGTGCAGCGCGGTCAGCGTCCCCTCGGGCCGGCGCGCACCCGTCGTGCGCCCGTGCTCGGTACGGGCCCGCGACCGCCGCCCGGCGGCCCCCGCCCCGACCCCGGGAACGCTCAGCGCCTTCGTGCGGAAGGGCTCGGAGGCCCGCACGGGCGACTGCTCCCCGGCCCCGCCGGGCGCGGGCTCGCCCTCACCGCCCTCGGGCCGGGACGCCGCGTCCCCGCCCTGCGGCCCGCTGTCCGGAGCCGGCTCCCCGCCGCCCCCGCCGGGCCCGCCCTCAGGACCGTCGTCATCGGGGCCGGGGCCGGGGTCGTCGTCACCCCCGAACTCCTCCAGCGTCTCGTCCAGCTTGTCCTCGTCCAGCCCCGGCGCGTCGAACGGGTTGCGCCGCCGCCGATGGGGGAGAGCCAGCAGCGCCGCCTGCCGCACGTCCTCGGCGAGCACCTCCGTCCGCCCGGCCCAGGCGGCCAGCGCGGTCGCCGTGCGCGCCATCACGATGTCGGCCCGCATGCCGTCCACCTCGAAGGCCGCGCAGGTCGCCGCGATCTGCCGCAGCGCGGCATCCCCCAGCCGCACCGACGGCAGCACCTCCCGCGCCGCGACGATCCGCTGCCGTACGGCGGCCTCCTCGTCGGCCCACCGCGCGGCGAAGGCGGCCGGATCGTCCTCGTACGCCAGCCGCCGCCGGACCACCTCGACCCGCTGGTCCGGCTCCCGGGACGCGGCGACCTCGACGGTCAGCCCGAACCG from Streptomyces sp. DH-12 carries:
- a CDS encoding cobyrinate a,c-diamide synthase, which encodes MVTGSVASVLTVPRLVIAAPSSGSGKTTVATGLMAALSARGMTVSPHKVGPDYIDPGYHALATGRVGRNLDAYLCGTELVAPLFAHGARGCDIAVVEGVMGLFDGAAGEGELASTAQVAKVLRAPVVLVVDASAQARSVAALVQGFVSFDPEVRVGGVILNKVGSERHEALLREALEAVGVPVMGVLRRGAGVETPSRHLGLVPVAERGDSAVGAVQAMGALVADGCDLEGLVALAYSAGSLAGAAWDAGDALFSSPPPPLPVPAPGASPPDPLVGPGGPRPRTPDGPGAAATSSEKPRDPVIALAGGAAFTFSYAEHAELLTAAGAEVVTFDPLRDEELPDGTAGVVIGGGFPEVYASELSANEALRERIAGLAAGGAPVAAECAGLLYLCRELDGMPMCGVLDASARMSERLTLGYRDAVAVSDSVLAAAGTRMRGHEFHRTVVEPGAGGSPAWGLRTPERRVEGFVGKSVHASYLHTHWASAPGVALRFVERCRTS
- the cobO gene encoding cob(I)yrinic acid a,c-diamide adenosyltransferase, which codes for MPKGQPSVVPDDGLTTRQRRNRPLVVVHTGVGKGKSTAAFGLALRAWNQGWPIGVFQFVKSAKWKVGEERALRVLGDSGEGGSVAWHKMGEGWSWVQRELQGDNVSNEEKAREGWEQVKRDLAAETYRLYVLDEFAYPMHWGWVDTAEVVSVLRERPGTQHVVITGRNAPAELVDCADLVTDMSKVKHPMDVGQKGQRGIEW
- a CDS encoding putative cobaltochelatase translates to MTTPFPFTAVVGQDDLRLALLLNAVSPSVGGVLVRGEKGTAKSTAVRALTSLLPEVAVVPGCRFSCDPASPDPGCPDGPHEGGGGGTARPARMVELPVGASEDRLVGALDIERALSEGVKAFEPGLLAAAHRGILYVDEVNLLHDHLVDLLLDAAAMGASYVEREGVSVRHAARFLLVGTMNPEEGELRPQLLDRFGLTVEVAASREPDQRVEVVRRRLAYEDDPAAFAARWADEEAAVRQRIVAAREVLPSVRLGDAALRQIAATCAAFEVDGMRADIVMARTATALAAWAGRTEVLAEDVRQAALLALPHRRRRNPFDAPGLDEDKLDETLEEFGGDDDPGPGPDDDGPEGGPGGGGGEPAPDSGPQGGDAASRPEGGEGEPAPGGAGEQSPVRASEPFRTKALSVPGVGAGAAGRRSRARTEHGRTTGARRPEGTLTALHLAATVRAAAPHQRARGRSGRGLVVRRDDLRQATREGREGNLVLFVVDASGSMAARQRMGAVKGAVLSLLLDAYQRRDKVGLVTFRGASADVALPPTSSVDAAAARLESLPTGGRTPLAAGLLRAHDVLRVERLRDPARRALVVVVTDGRATGGPEPVALASRAARLFAAEGIASVVVDCESGPVRLGLAGRLAGELGGTAVTLDELRADSIAGLVKDVQGRAA